Genomic segment of Sulfitobacter faviae:
CCGTGCCAGCGCGTGCTGGGGTTTGATCACCTTGCCGGATTGGTTGAACTTGAGGCAGTCGATGCTGCGCCATTCTTCGATCTGCTGCCACCATTTCGCCACCGCCTCGCTATTGGTTTTGCGGCCGCGCGATTTCCAGACCTTCAGCAGGTCTTCGAGCACATGGGCCACATCGCCGACGATGGGGATGTCGATGCGGATCACCTTGTTGATCGACGAAGGGTCGATGTCGATATGCGCCTTGGTGGATTTTGGGCTGAAACTGTCGATCACGCCGGTGATCCGGTCATCGAACCGAGCGCCGATGTTGATCATCAGATCACAGTCATGCATTGCCATATTGGCCTCATAAAGCCCGTGCATCCCGAGCATCCCAAGCCATTTGTCACCCGACGCCGGGTAGGCGCCGAGGCCCATCAGGGTGGAGGTGATGGGAAAGCCGGTGGCATCAACCAATTCGCGCAGCAACTGGCTCGCCGCCGGGCCGGAGTTGATGACCCCGCCGCCGGTGTAGAAAATCGGACGCTTCGCCGTCTCCATCGCCGCGACCAGTTCGGTGATCTCGGCCATGTCGCCCTTGACCTGAGGCTGATAGCGCGAGGTCGAGGGTTTGGGGGACTCGTAGTGGCCGGTGGCGAATTGCACGTCCTTGGGGATGTCGATCAGCACCGGGCCAGGGCGGCCATGGGTGGCGACATGGAAGGCTTCGTGCAGGGTGGCGCCAAGGGTGTCGGTCTCTTTCACCAGCCAGTTGTGCTTGGTGCAGGGGCGGGTGATGCCCACGGTGTCGGCCTCTTGAAAGGCGTCCGAGCCGATCATGAAGGTCGGCACCTGACCGGTCAGCACCACCAGCGGAATGGAGTCGAGCAGCGCATCCGTAAGGCCCGTGACCGCATTCGTGGCCCCGGGGCCGGAGGTGACCAGCACAACACCCGGCTTCCCGGTGGAACGGGCATAGCCTTCGGCGGCGTGGACCGCCCCTTGCTCATGGCGCACCAGAACGTGCTTGATCGAATTCTGCTGAAAGACCTCGTCATAGATCGGTAGCACCGCGCCACCGGGATATCCAAAGACGGTGTCCACACCCTGGTCAATCAGGGCTTGGACGATCATTTTCGCTCCGGTCATCTGGCGTTTCATCTTGGGTGCTCCGTAAGGCAGGTTATTGCGATTGGCATAAAAAAACCCCCGGTCTGACGGGGGCGCATGGGAAGGATTATGGTCTACCGTTACCGGCCCATGCGCGTGTGTCTTACAATAATGACTAGGTCGGTCATCTTAAGGGTCCTCTAAGCGTGGCGTGAGATTAGGAGGGGGAAAGAGGGGCGTCAACAGCGAAATGGCGAAAATCTTGTGCGTCGGGCGGGATTATTTGTAGGTTTATTTCGCATCCCGCCTCATATACGTTATTTTTGGAAAGATTTAACCGGCGCGGCGTACTTTCCTGCATTTCCGGCGCGGTATCGCACACAAGAAAACGGGCAGCCCAAGGGGCCGCCCGGTAATAATGCCAAAATCAATAGGTTTCCTCAGCGCGGGCTGACATCCGGCAGGGTGATATTGGCCACCTGTTCGGCGATGGGATCGTTGCTGAGCGGATGCCGGTCGGGCACGAAACCCTCAGGATCGCGCATCTTTTGCCACTGCCCGCCTATATAGACCTCTAGCCCCGAGAATTTGGCCTTATATCCCATCTTCTGGCTGCCGGGCACCCAATAGCCAAGATAGACATAAGGCAGCCCCGCCGCGCGGGCGATTTCGATATGGTCGAGGATGATGTAATTGCCCAGCCCGTTGCGGGGCCGGTCGGGGGTGTAGAAGGAATAGACCATGCTCACCCCGTCGCTCAGCACATCGGTCAGGCAGACGCCGACGAGTGCATTGTCGGCCTCGGGGTCGGTATACTCGATCACCCGGCTGCGGATCGGGGTTTCCTCGATCATGGCAGCGAATTCGAACACGTCCATATCCGCCATGCCCCCATCCGCGTGGCGGCTGTCGAGGTAGCTGCGGAAGAGATCATATTGCTCTTCCGTGGCCCAAGGCGATGTCGCGCGGCGCTCAAGGCCTGCGTTGCGCTTCAGGATGCGGCGCTGGCTTTTGCTGGGGCGAAAGGCGGCCACGTCGATCCGCGCGGAAAGACAAGCGGCGCAATCGGCGCAGGAGGGGCGGTACAGAACATTCTGTGAGCGGCGGAAGCCTTGGCTCGACAGGCTGTCATTCAGGCGAGCGGCATTATCGCCCTGAAGGGCGGTGAACAGCTTGCGCTCCATCCGGCCCTCTAGATAGGGGCAGGGTTGCGGCGCTGTGACATAGAATTGCGGTGTCAAAGGCAGTGTATGTCGCATGGGCTTCCAGCATTTATCGGGGGATGCTATCAACCACCCCCGCTCCGCCAAGGGCAAATTTGCCTGCGTCCCTAGCGGCTGAGCCGCCGGTTCACCGGCACGGTGCCAAGCGCCATGTCCGTAAGGCTTTGACGGCGGGCCGTGGTGCAGATGAGAACGGCCGAGACGACCTGAATGATGGTGACCGTCATCGACAGCGAATAGCCGATGGTATGCAAAAGCGCGGTCATGAAATCAAAGGGCCGGTCGCGATGGTCGCGCAGCTCCATCGCCATCAGGCGCATCCCCCAAGTGGCCGAGCCGCTGGTCAGCGTGGCCACCCGGTAGGCAAAGCCCACCACCAGCGTCAGGAAGGGGAAAAAGAACAGCCCCGTAAAGGCCGTGAACGGCAAGATCAGCACGCAAAAGAGCAGGACAAGGGTCACATCGATGACCCAAGCCAGCAGCCGTTTGCCAGCGATGCCGTCATAGAATTGCGGGTGTAGGTCAGGGTCTGGGGTCTGGGTCATGTCTTGTCCTGCGAAAGGCCCCCCGGCGCGCGGGCCGGGAGGCGGGGGTCAGGGTGCGATCAGGCGTTTGTGGCCGTCTCGTCCCGCTTGGCGCGTTCGTCCATGAATTGGTCGAACTCGGCCTTGTCCTTGGCCTCACGCAGACGCTCAAGGAAGGCTTCGAAGTTGTCCTGCTCTTCCTCCAAACGGCGCAGCGTGTCGGCCTTATAGGCGTCAAAGGCGCGGTTGCCGGTGCTGCGCGACATCATCGCGCGGCTGGATTTGCGGTTGCAGGATTTCGAAGAGAACATGCGTTTGCTCCAAGTCATATAGGCAAGAAGGGCGAGGCCGAGGGGCCAAAAGAAGATGAAGCCGAGCACCATGGCGGCGATCCATGCACCTTTGCCGCGTGCGTCCATCCAGGCTTCTGTCCGGGCCAGCCAGCTGGGGCGGGGGGAGTAGGTCGGGTCGGTGGTCACTGTCGTCATTGTTGAGCCTTTCGGTCGTGACGGGCCTGTCGCCGGCCCGGGCGTTTCGGATAATGTGAATGTCTTTCACATTGAATAGATCGGAACGCCGAACCCGTTTCGCAAGGGGCTATGTGAATGTTTTTTACATTATTTAGGAAGCGACAGTGAAATCAGCGACTTGCGCGCCCGAAAGCTGCGCCATTTTCTGTGGTTCAAGACTGAAAACGTGATGCGGTGTGCCCGCAGCGGCCCAGACCAGCGGGAATTGCAGCAGATTGCGGTCAAACCAAGCGCGCGGCGGTGTGATATGCCCCAAAGGCGCAACGCCGCCGATGGCAAAGCCGGTCTGCGCCCGGATCAGCGCGGCATCGGCCTTGCCCAAAGGCTCTCCCGCCAGCGCCGCGGCCTGTTCGAGATCGACCTGCTGCGCGCCCGCGGTGATGAAGAGCAGCGCCGCCCCGCTGTTTTCACCGCGCAGAACGATTGATTTCGCGATCTGGTCAACCGCGCAATCAAGCGCCGTGGCCGCATCCACAGCCGTCCGTGCCAAAGCCGTCTCGCGGATTTCCGGTGTCACCCCTGCGGCCTCCAGCGTGGCGCGGACCCGTTTCAAACTTTTGCTCATCTTCTTTCCTTTGCTAGACGGCAAAGTCGTAGCAAGCCCGCGTCCTGCCGCAACCCCCATTGACGCCGCTTGGATCAGCCCGCAAAGCTGGCGCCATGACAGACCCATCTCTCGCCGCCCGGATCACCCGTTCCCCCGTGTCTATCACCGCGAACGCGCGCAGGATGCGGCGGCGCTGCTGCCCGATCTCGCGCCGGAGTTGCGCGAAATGATCTCGGCTGCGGCCTCGACCGCGCCCTATCTGATGGCGCTTTTGGAGAAAGAGGCGGGCTGGCTGAGCGCGGCGGTGGCCAATCCCGAAGCCGCTCTGGCCGAGAATTGCGCGGCAGCGGCCGAACTGGCCCCCGACCGGCTTGCCGATGGGCTGCGGCAGGGCAAGCGGCGTATGGCGTTGCTGACCGCGTTGGCCGATCTGGGCGGGGCATGGTCGCTGGAGGAGGTGACAGGTGCGCTGACGGATTACGCCGATGCCGCCTGCGGCGCGGCCCTGCGCGCGGGGCTGGCGGCACAGATCAAACGCGGCAAGCTGCCGGGCATGACGATGGACGATCTTTCCGATTGCGCCGGCATGGTCGTCTTTGCCATGGGCAAGATGGGCGCGGGGGAGCTGAACTATTCCTCCGACATCGACCTGATCTGCCTTTTCGACGAAAGCCGTTTTGCGCCGGATGATTTCCACACCGCCCGCAGCGCCTTCGTCAAAGCCACGCGTGCCATGTCTGCCACGCTGAGCGAGAATACTGCCCAAGGCTATGTCTTCCGCACCGACCTACGCCTGCGCCCCGACCCGGCGGTCACCCCCGTCTGCATCGCGATGGAGGCGGCGGAACGCTACTACGAAAGCCTTGGCCGTACGTGGGAGCGCGCGGCCTATATCAAGGCCCGCCCGGCAGTGGGCGACATCGCGGCAGGCGAGGCGTTTTTGCAAGCGCTGCGCCCTTTCGTCTGGCGCCGCCATCTGGATTTCGCCGCGATCCAAGACGCCCACGACATGCGGCTGGCGATCCGTGAGCACAAGGGCTTGGGCGGCCCAATCACCCTGCCGGGCCATGACATGAAACTGGGCCGGGGCGGCATCCGCGAGATCGAGTTTTTCACCCAGACCCGGCAGCTCATCGCCGGGGGCCGGGATGCGGACCTGCGGCCCCGCGGGACGCTGGCAGGTTTGCAGGTGCTGGCCGACAAAGGTTGGGTGCCCGAGGAGGTGGCCGAGACGCTTGGCAACCACTACCGCGCGCATCGCACGGTCGAGCACCGGTTGCAGATGGTGCAAGACGCCCAGACCCACACGCTGCCCCGCAATGACGCAGACTTTGATCGGCTGGCGGCCATGATGGATATGGATGTCAAAGACTTACAGGCCGATCTTCATGAACGTCTGCAAGCCGTACACGACCTGATCGAAAGCTTTTTCGCCGCCACGAGGGAAGAGCCCGAAGCCGCCCGCCCGGCGCATCAATTCGACACGTCGGTGCTGGACCGTTGGCCCAGTTATCCCGCGCTGCGCTCGGAACGGGGGGCGGATATTTTCGGGCGGTTGAAGCCACTGCTGCTCGACCGTCTGGCGCAATCCGCCAAGCCGGACGAGGGGCTCTTGGCCTTTGACGGATTTCTCGCCGGGTTGCCCGCCGGGGTGCAGCTCTTCTCGCTTTTGCGGGCCAATCCGCAACTGGGCGATCTCTTGGTGGATATCGTTGCCACATCGCCCGCGCTGGCCACGCATCTGTCGCGCAACTCCGGCGTTTTCGACGCGGTGATCGGCGGGGATTTCTTTTCGGACTGGCCGGGGCAGACCAAGCTGACCGAGATGCTGGCGCAGCATCTGGCGGGGGAGGCGGATTATGAATTGCGCCTTGACGGCACCCGCCGTTGGGCGCGCGAATGGCATTTTCGGATCGGCGTGCATCTGCTGCGCGGGCTGATCGACGCGGCCACCGCCGGGCGGCAATATGCCGAGCTTGCCCAAGCCGTCTTGCAGGCGCTTTGGCCCGTGGTCGTCGATCAATTCGCCACCCGCCATGGCCCGCCGCCGGGGCGCGGGGCGGTGATCCTTGGCATGGGCTCGCTCGGGGCCGGGCGGCTCACGCCGACTTCGGACCTCGATATGCTGGTGATCTATGACGCCGATGGGGTGGAGAGTTCCGATGGCCCCAAACCCCTCGCCACGCGCAGCTATTATGCGCGGCTGACCCAAGCGATGATCACCGCGATGACCGCGCCGATGGCCCAAGGCAAGCTTTACGACATCGACATGCGCCTGCGCCCTTCGGGCAATCAGGGGCCGGTGGCGATCAGCCTTGCCAGTTTCGAGAGCTATCAGAAAGAGCAAGCATGGGTGTGGGAGCATCTGGCCCTTACCCGTGCCCGGGTAATCGCGGGGGCAGAGGATCTGGGCCGCGATGTTGACGCGCTGTGCAAAGACATCCTCAGCCGTGCCGCCCCGCGTGACAAGGTGCTGGGAGAGGTGGCTGATATGCGCCGCCGCATCGCCGCCGCCCGCAGCCCCGCAGGCGCGCTCGACGCCAAGACCGGCGCGGGACGATTGCAGGATATTGAACTTTTCGCGCAGGCGGGGGCGCTCATCGGCGGCACTGGCGCGCGTGAGATCGACGCAGGCCTTGCCGCCGCCCGCGACGAAGGGATGATCGACACCGAAGGGGAGGCGACCCTCTCCGCCGCCTATACCGACGCTTGGACCCTGAACTGCGCCGCGCGGCTGCTCTCGGCCAATCCGATTGAGGTGGGGGCGATGGGGCAGGCGGGGGCGAGTTTCCTCTGCCGGGTGCTGGAATGTGACGACCTTTCTGCCCTGGAAAGCAAGATGCAGACCGACTACGACAGCGCCGCGCAGATCATCAACGCGGCGCTGCCAGTGCCGGGGCGGGAGGGCGCATGAGCGATCCCGATGACCCCAAGGGCCTGATCCGCGAATCCTACCGCATGGAGGGGATCGGGCCCGCCGAATGCCGCAGCATCTTCCTCGATTGGGCCCTGAGCTTGCCCGAAGGGCAGGACAGCGCCGCCGCCATCACCCGATTGCTGGAACGGCACCGCGCCGCCGCCGATCACCCGATGACCCAAGTGCTGCGCGAGGGGCAGACGACGCTGACCACCCCGCGCCGTCGGGGCGGCTGGCGGGGCAGGGCGCGCAACTGACCGCCGATCGGGGCTCGCGAAACCTCTTTCCCCAGCCGCGCGAACGCAGTACGAGGGGCGCTATGACAACGCCCCAAACCCCCTCCGCCCCGCAGCCTGCCACACGTCCCGTGGTGCGCCTATTGCCCAAGGCCAACGCCCGCGCCATCCGCCACGGCTTTCCTTGGGTCTACGCCAATGAACTGGTCACCGACCGCCGCACGCGCGGGCTCGCCCCCGGCACGCTGGCGCTGTTGGAGGATGCCGAGCGCAA
This window contains:
- a CDS encoding acetolactate synthase 3 large subunit; amino-acid sequence: MKRQMTGAKMIVQALIDQGVDTVFGYPGGAVLPIYDEVFQQNSIKHVLVRHEQGAVHAAEGYARSTGKPGVVLVTSGPGATNAVTGLTDALLDSIPLVVLTGQVPTFMIGSDAFQEADTVGITRPCTKHNWLVKETDTLGATLHEAFHVATHGRPGPVLIDIPKDVQFATGHYESPKPSTSRYQPQVKGDMAEITELVAAMETAKRPIFYTGGGVINSGPAASQLLRELVDATGFPITSTLMGLGAYPASGDKWLGMLGMHGLYEANMAMHDCDLMINIGARFDDRITGVIDSFSPKSTKAHIDIDPSSINKVIRIDIPIVGDVAHVLEDLLKVWKSRGRKTNSEAVAKWWQQIEEWRSIDCLKFNQSGKVIKPQHALARLEALTKDHDRYITTEVGQHQMWAAQYLGFEEPNRWMTSGGLGTMGYGFPASIGVQMAHPEALVINVAGEASWLMNMQEMGTAMQFGLPVKQFILNNERLGMVRQWQELLHGERYSQSWSEALPDFVKLAEAFGAKGIICSDPDDLDDAIMEMINHDGPVIFDCLVEKHENCFPMIPSGKAHNEMLLPGDHETQGVIDAKGSVLV
- a CDS encoding arginyltransferase; this translates as MRHTLPLTPQFYVTAPQPCPYLEGRMERKLFTALQGDNAARLNDSLSSQGFRRSQNVLYRPSCADCAACLSARIDVAAFRPSKSQRRILKRNAGLERRATSPWATEEQYDLFRSYLDSRHADGGMADMDVFEFAAMIEETPIRSRVIEYTDPEADNALVGVCLTDVLSDGVSMVYSFYTPDRPRNGLGNYIILDHIEIARAAGLPYVYLGYWVPGSQKMGYKAKFSGLEVYIGGQWQKMRDPEGFVPDRHPLSNDPIAEQVANITLPDVSPR
- a CDS encoding RDD family protein, producing the protein MTQTPDPDLHPQFYDGIAGKRLLAWVIDVTLVLLFCVLILPFTAFTGLFFFPFLTLVVGFAYRVATLTSGSATWGMRLMAMELRDHRDRPFDFMTALLHTIGYSLSMTVTIIQVVSAVLICTTARRQSLTDMALGTVPVNRRLSR
- a CDS encoding DUF2852 domain-containing protein; this encodes MTTVTTDPTYSPRPSWLARTEAWMDARGKGAWIAAMVLGFIFFWPLGLALLAYMTWSKRMFSSKSCNRKSSRAMMSRSTGNRAFDAYKADTLRRLEEEQDNFEAFLERLREAKDKAEFDQFMDERAKRDETATNA
- a CDS encoding YbaK/EbsC family protein; amino-acid sequence: MSKSLKRVRATLEAAGVTPEIRETALARTAVDAATALDCAVDQIAKSIVLRGENSGAALLFITAGAQQVDLEQAAALAGEPLGKADAALIRAQTGFAIGGVAPLGHITPPRAWFDRNLLQFPLVWAAAGTPHHVFSLEPQKMAQLSGAQVADFTVAS
- a CDS encoding glutamine-synthetase adenylyltransferase, translating into MSRRPDHPFPRVYHRERAQDAAALLPDLAPELREMISAAASTAPYLMALLEKEAGWLSAAVANPEAALAENCAAAAELAPDRLADGLRQGKRRMALLTALADLGGAWSLEEVTGALTDYADAACGAALRAGLAAQIKRGKLPGMTMDDLSDCAGMVVFAMGKMGAGELNYSSDIDLICLFDESRFAPDDFHTARSAFVKATRAMSATLSENTAQGYVFRTDLRLRPDPAVTPVCIAMEAAERYYESLGRTWERAAYIKARPAVGDIAAGEAFLQALRPFVWRRHLDFAAIQDAHDMRLAIREHKGLGGPITLPGHDMKLGRGGIREIEFFTQTRQLIAGGRDADLRPRGTLAGLQVLADKGWVPEEVAETLGNHYRAHRTVEHRLQMVQDAQTHTLPRNDADFDRLAAMMDMDVKDLQADLHERLQAVHDLIESFFAATREEPEAARPAHQFDTSVLDRWPSYPALRSERGADIFGRLKPLLLDRLAQSAKPDEGLLAFDGFLAGLPAGVQLFSLLRANPQLGDLLVDIVATSPALATHLSRNSGVFDAVIGGDFFSDWPGQTKLTEMLAQHLAGEADYELRLDGTRRWAREWHFRIGVHLLRGLIDAATAGRQYAELAQAVLQALWPVVVDQFATRHGPPPGRGAVILGMGSLGAGRLTPTSDLDMLVIYDADGVESSDGPKPLATRSYYARLTQAMITAMTAPMAQGKLYDIDMRLRPSGNQGPVAISLASFESYQKEQAWVWEHLALTRARVIAGAEDLGRDVDALCKDILSRAAPRDKVLGEVADMRRRIAAARSPAGALDAKTGAGRLQDIELFAQAGALIGGTGAREIDAGLAAARDEGMIDTEGEATLSAAYTDAWTLNCAARLLSANPIEVGAMGQAGASFLCRVLECDDLSALESKMQTDYDSAAQIINAALPVPGREGA